One Primulina huaijiensis isolate GDHJ02 chromosome 8, ASM1229523v2, whole genome shotgun sequence genomic region harbors:
- the LOC140982067 gene encoding uncharacterized protein, with translation MEDDDGDEEDVCVDNEDFDSIHDSDKEEAKNYPKFDPKRESENPNLKLDMIFCSKKEAKFAIQTHCIRRGMVVNFVKNDNIRLWAKCNNDDCRWIIHVAKMTNDSCWQIRTFEDKHNKCFREFSNKSINSTWLEKTFSRIIATNPKMGTDEFKQEICKTLNVNISRKVAYVAKRKALMLVQGTAQEQYRQIRRYSCKQGFKDACRRVIGVAGCFLKEQHGGQLLVAVGLDPNNNIFPICYALVEREKKDSWTWFLRLLDEGLGISGVQHDFTFMSDKQKGLIPALESLFPDAEHRFCVRHLHRNMKCAGFKSLAVKITFWAAAKATRIEEFRVQMNEMKVIDENAYEWLAKKQENQWSRAYCSTSPKSDILLNNMCDTFNSIILDVREKPVIDMFETLQNLLMARFQVNREKVKKWKGPNIKDVLAKIYMEAVRYFPMKSDEMHYQISRSDEMRDQHSVDLSIRSCSCRRYDLTGIPCKHAVCAIWCKKQDPKCMSIHIT, from the exons atggaggatgatgatggCGACGAAGAAGATGTTTGCGTAGACAATGAAGATTTTGATAGTATTCATGATTCTGATAAGGAAGAAgcaaaaaattatccaaagtTTGATCCAAAGAGAGAATCTGAAAACCCGAACTTGAAGCTTGATATGATTTTTTGCTCAAAGAAAGAAGCGAAATTTGCGATTCAAACTCACTGCATTAGAAGAGGAATGGTAGTGAATTTTGTAAAGAATGATAATATTCGTCTTTGGGCGAAGTGCAACAATGATGATTGCCGCTGGATTATTCATGTTGCAAAGATGACTAATGATAGTTGTTGGCAAATAAGAACTTTTGAAGACAAGCATAATAAATGTTTTCGAGAATTTAGCAACAAGAGCATCAACTCAACGTGGTTGGAAAAGACTTTTTCCAGGATAATTGCCACAAATCCTAAAATGGGAACCGATGAGTTTAAGCAAGAGATTTGCAAGACATTGAATGTAAACATTTCGAGGAAGGTAGCTTATGTAGCCAAGAGAAAGGCACTAATGTTGGTGCAAGGGACTGCACAGGAGCAATATCGTCAAATAAGGAGATATT CGTGTAAGCAAGGATTTAAGGATGCATGTCGTCGTGTCATTGGGGTTGCTGGATGCTTCTTAAAAGAACAACATGGTGGACAATTGCTAGTGGCTGTGGGGTTAGATCCGAATAACAACATATTTCCAATATGTTACGCGTTGGTTGAACGTGAAAAAAAAGATAGTTGGACATGGTTTCTCCGGCTCTTAGATGAAGGCCTTGGGATTAGTGGTGTTCAACATGACTTTACATTTATGTCAGATAAGCAAAAAGGTTTGATTCCAGCACTTGAATCTTTATTTCCTGATGCGGAGCATAGATTTTGTGTTCGACACTTACACAGAAATATGAAATGTGCTGGATTCAAGAGTTTAGCTGTTAAGATCACCTTTTGGGCGGCGGCAAAAGCGACAAGAATTGAAGAATTTAGAGTTCAAATGAATGAGATGAAAGTTATTGATGAAAATGCATATGAATGGCTTGCTAAGAAGCAAGAAAATCAATGGTCTAGAGCATATTGCAGCACCTCCCCTAAATCTGACATCTTATTGAACAACATGTGTGATACTTTTAACAGCATTATATTAGATGTTAGGGAAAAGCCAGTGATAGATATGTTTGAAACATTACAGAATCTTTTGATGGCCAGATTTCAAGTTAATAGAGAGAAGGTAAAAAAATGGAAGGGTCCAAACATCAAAGATGTGTTGGCAAAGATCTATATGGAGGCTGTTAGGTATTTCCCAATGAAGTCCGATGAGATGCATTACCAGATATCAAGATCAGATGAGATGCGTGATCAACATTCAGTTGACCTGTCGATTAGGTCATGCAGTTGTAGGAGATATGATTTGACTGGCATTCCTTGCAAGCACGCTGTATGCGCCATTTGGTGCAAAAAACAGGATCCAAAATGTATGTCCATTCATATTACCTGA